The Mycteria americana isolate JAX WOST 10 ecotype Jacksonville Zoo and Gardens chromosome 18, USCA_MyAme_1.0, whole genome shotgun sequence genome window below encodes:
- the TNFRSF18 gene encoding tumor necrosis factor receptor superfamily member 18 isoform X2, with product MTEQTSEVCRLKVRACLLLVVCLWQWTQQTLATPCQDGELRIIGKDEKKCCPKCSLNTGDNSKCQDTKDHDCICRQGYSCSDSACLHCTKLPECAEGEELFKLGILDFTFKCKPCETGTYSNVKNGWCRNWTDCESSGFLTMKQGNSTHNAICGFPAKDLEQAPITSDSLYTTILAILTAVAVFVLILLTFFLHFCIWSLKKEKYHMADDLEHNFPRLPMAPQASFHGEETYSCQFPEEEHGDKTPEEKLCYFHPQSLQ from the exons ATGACTGAACAGACAAGTGAAGTCTGTCGCCTCAAGGTTCGAGCTTgcttgctgctggtggtgtgccTATGGCAATGGACACAGCAAACTCTGGCAACACCGTGTCAGGATGGCGAACTGAGAATAATCGgtaaagatgaaaagaaatgctgccCCAAATGCAGCTTAAACACAG GAGACAACAGCAAATGTCAAGATACTAAGGACCATGACTGCATATGTCGTCAGGGATACAGCTGTTCTGACAGTGCATGTCTCCACTGCACAAAACTGCCTGAATGCGCAGAGGGCGAGGAGCTCTTTAAGCTTG GCATTTTAGACTTCACATTCAAATGTAAACCATGTGAGACAGGAACCTATTCTAATGTTAAGAATGGCTGGTGCCGTAACTGGACTGA TTGTGAAAGTTCTGGCTTTCTAACAATGAAGCAAGGCAACAGCACACATAATGCAATATGTGGTTTCCCTGCTAAAGATTTGGAGCAAG CTCCTATTACAAGTGACTCTCTCTATACCACCATCCTGGCCATCCTTACTGCAGTGGCTGTATTTGTTCTCATCCTGCTGACCTTCTTCTTGCATTTCTGCATATGGTcgctgaagaaagaaaaataccacatgGCTGACG ATCTGGAACATAACTTCCCTAGGCTGCCGATGGCTCCACAAGCATCATTCCATGGAGAAGAGACTTACAGCTGCCAGTTTCCAGAAGAAGAACATGGAGACAAAACgccagaagaaaagctttgctatTTCCACCCTCAGAGTCTACAGTGA
- the TNFRSF18 gene encoding tumor necrosis factor receptor superfamily member 18 isoform X1, with translation MKCHYLELETGDNSKCQDTKDHDCICRQGYSCSDSACLHCTKLPECAEGEELFKLGILDFTFKCKPCETGTYSNVKNGWCRNWTDCESSGFLTMKQGNSTHNAICGFPAKDLEQAPITSDSLYTTILAILTAVAVFVLILLTFFLHFCIWSLKKEKYHMADDLEHNFPRLPMAPQASFHGEETYSCQFPEEEHGDKTPEEKLCYFHPQSLQ, from the exons ATGAAATGTCACTATCTTGAATTAGAGACAG GAGACAACAGCAAATGTCAAGATACTAAGGACCATGACTGCATATGTCGTCAGGGATACAGCTGTTCTGACAGTGCATGTCTCCACTGCACAAAACTGCCTGAATGCGCAGAGGGCGAGGAGCTCTTTAAGCTTG GCATTTTAGACTTCACATTCAAATGTAAACCATGTGAGACAGGAACCTATTCTAATGTTAAGAATGGCTGGTGCCGTAACTGGACTGA TTGTGAAAGTTCTGGCTTTCTAACAATGAAGCAAGGCAACAGCACACATAATGCAATATGTGGTTTCCCTGCTAAAGATTTGGAGCAAG CTCCTATTACAAGTGACTCTCTCTATACCACCATCCTGGCCATCCTTACTGCAGTGGCTGTATTTGTTCTCATCCTGCTGACCTTCTTCTTGCATTTCTGCATATGGTcgctgaagaaagaaaaataccacatgGCTGACG ATCTGGAACATAACTTCCCTAGGCTGCCGATGGCTCCACAAGCATCATTCCATGGAGAAGAGACTTACAGCTGCCAGTTTCCAGAAGAAGAACATGGAGACAAAACgccagaagaaaagctttgctatTTCCACCCTCAGAGTCTACAGTGA